In Castanea sativa cultivar Marrone di Chiusa Pesio chromosome 6, ASM4071231v1, a single window of DNA contains:
- the LOC142640492 gene encoding NAD-dependent malic enzyme 59 kDa isoform, mitochondrial has protein sequence MWNIARFAASNLSRSRRFSTAIPGPCIVHKRGADILHDPWFNKDTGFPLTERDRLGLRGLLPPRVISFEQQYARFMESYRSLEKNTRGQSDGIVSLAKWRILNRLHDRNETLYYRVLIDNIKNFAPIIYTPTVGLVCQNYSGLFRRPRGMYFSAKDKGEMMSMIYNWPAHQVDMIVLTDGSRILGLGDLGVQGIGIPIGKLDMYVAAAGINPQRILPVMLDVGTNNQKLLEDPLYLGLRQPRLEGEEYLSIVDEFMEAVFTRWPKAIVQFEDFQMKWAFETLQRYRKRFCMFNDDIQGTAGVALAGLLGSVRAQGRPLSDFAHQKIVVVGAGSAGLGVLNMAAQAVSRMSGNGEAAVKKQFFLLDKDGLVTKERKELDPSAAPFAKDPREIEGLREGAGLVEVVKKVKPHVLLGLSGVGGVFNEEVLKAMRESDSSKPAIFAMSNPTMNAECTAADAFRHAGENIVFASGSPFENVNLGNGKVGHVNQANNMYLFPGIGLGTLLSGARFITDGMLQAAAECLASYMTDEDIQNGILYPSINSIRNITAEVGAAVLRAAVAEELAEGHGDVGPKELKNMSKEMTVEYVRSNMWFPVYSPLVHEK, from the exons ATGTGGAATATTGCGCGATTCGCCGCGTCGAATCTGAGCCGATCGAGGCGCTTCTCGACGGCGATTCCTGGTCCTTGTATCGTTCACAAGCGTGGTGCTGATATTCTCCACGATCCCTGGTTTAACAAG GATACTGGATTCCCTTTGACTGAAAGGGATCGTCTAGGGCTTCGTGGCCTCCTCCCACCTCGCGTGATATCATTTGAGCAGCAATATGCTCGTTTCA TGGAGTCGTATCGGTCTTTAGAGAAAAATACTAGGGGCCAATCAGATGGCATTGTTTCCTTGGCAAAATGGAGGATCTTGAATAGACTTCATGACAGGAATGAGACTTTATATTACCGA GTCCTTATTGATAACATCAAAAATTTTGCTCCAATAATATATACTCCGACAGTAGGATTAGTATGTCAAAATTACTCTGGGTTATTTAGACGCCCGCGTGGAATGTATTTCAGTGCGAAAGATAAGGGGGAGATGATGTCCATGATCTATAATTGGCCAGCTCATCAG GTAGACATGATAGTCCTGACAGATGGCAGTCGTATCCTTGGCTTAGGTGACCTTGGAGTTCAGGGAATTGGAATTCCTATTGGAAAACTTGATATGTATGTTGCTGCCGCTGGTATCAACCCACAGAGA ATACTCCCGGTTATGCTTGACGTTGGTACTAATAATCAAAAGCTACTTGAAGATCCTCTTT ATTTAGGACTTAGACAACCTAGGTTGGAAGGAGAAGAGTATCTTTCAATTGTTGATGAATTCATGGAAGCTGTTTTCACACGTTGGCCCAAGGCTATTGTACAG TTTGAGGACTTTCAAATGAAGTGGGCTTTTGAAACTCTGCAACGGTATCGTAAAAGGTTTTGCATGTTTAATGATGACATACAG GGGACTGCTGGTGTTGCACTTGCAGGACTTTTAGGATCTGTGAGAGCCCAAGGTCGACCATTGTCTGATTTTGCGCACCAAAAGATAGTTGTGGTTGGAGCTGGGAG TGCAGGGCTTGGTGTTCTTAACATGGCTGCACAAGCTGTTTCAAGAATGTCAGGAAATGGCGAAGCAGCAgtaaaaaaacagtttttcctACTTGATAAAGAT GGCCTTGTCACAAAAGAGAGGAAGGAACTTGATCCTTCAGCAGCACCATTTGCTAAAGACCCTAGAGAGATTGAGGGACTTAGGGAGGGAGCTGGCCTAGTTGAAGTG GTTAAAAAGGTCAAGCCCCATGTGCTTCTTGGTTTGTCTGGAGTTGGTGGTGTCTTCAATGAGGAG GTGCTTAAGGCAATGCGAGAATCTGATTCAAGTAAACCTGCCATTTTTGCTATGTCAAATCCCACCATGAATG CCGAATGCACTGCTGCTGATGCTTTTAGGCATGCTGGAGAAAATATAGTCTTTGCAAGTGGCAGCCCTTTTGAAAATGTTAATCTAG GGAATGGAAAAGTTGGCCATGTAAATCAAGCGAATAACATGTACCTGTTTCCTGG GATTGGTTTGGGAACTCTTCTCTCAGGTGCCCGGTTTATAACAGATGGAATGTTGCAAGCAGCTGCTGAATG CCTCGCTTCTTACATGACTGATGAAGACATTCAAAATGGAATCTTGTATCCATCTATCAATAG CATTCGAAATATCACAGCAGAGGTTGGAGCTGCTGTTCTGCGTGCAGCCGTTGCAGAAGAGCTGGCAGAAGGACACGGTGATGTGGGGCCTAAAGAGCTCAAGAACATGTCCAAA GAGATGACAGTGGAATATGTCCGAAGCAATATGTGGTTCCCTGTTTACAGTCCTCTTGTTCATGAGAAATAA